Proteins encoded by one window of Bacteroidota bacterium:
- a CDS encoding sigma-54 dependent transcriptional regulator encodes MNEGVILIVDDNKDVLSALEVLLDDEFKELITISNPNQIPNMIQTKFPDVVLLDMNFTSTVNTGNEGIFWLKKIKEIDPIIEVLMFTAFGDVHVAVNAMKEGATDFVLKPWDNDKLTATLKSAVKLSRSQKESAKLKVQKNYLVEEINRNQIPIIGKSVTFRKIMEVIAKVAPTDASVLITGENGSGKSLLAREIHLHSNRSKEAFVTVDLGSLSESLFESELFGYKKGAFTDAKSDKAGRMSTANGGTLFLDEIGNLSMAMQVKLLNALQEKKITPLGSNMAEHLDIRLITATNRPLQKLIINKEFREDLLYRINTITLEMPSLRDRLEDIEFLAQIFLERFSKKYKREGMKMTSAFIQSLQKHSWPGNIRELEHLIEKCVILNKNEILDADAMNTEGNQSIQSLTGSLEEIEKQAILSAVKKHQGNMIRAARELSITRQTIYNKMKKYGL; translated from the coding sequence ATGAATGAAGGAGTAATTTTAATCGTGGATGATAATAAAGATGTTCTGAGTGCCCTGGAGGTTTTATTAGATGATGAATTTAAGGAACTGATTACAATTAGCAATCCGAATCAGATCCCAAATATGATTCAAACGAAATTTCCGGATGTTGTTTTATTGGATATGAATTTTACTTCAACTGTAAATACTGGAAATGAAGGAATTTTTTGGTTAAAAAAAATTAAAGAAATTGATCCAATAATAGAGGTTTTGATGTTTACGGCTTTTGGTGATGTGCATGTAGCCGTTAATGCAATGAAGGAAGGCGCAACCGATTTTGTGCTTAAACCATGGGATAATGATAAATTAACGGCTACTTTAAAATCAGCTGTAAAATTAAGCAGATCGCAAAAAGAATCGGCAAAGCTAAAAGTTCAGAAAAACTATCTTGTTGAAGAGATTAATCGTAATCAAATTCCAATTATCGGAAAATCTGTCACGTTTAGAAAAATAATGGAAGTTATTGCAAAGGTTGCTCCAACCGATGCCAGTGTTTTAATTACAGGTGAAAACGGCAGTGGGAAAAGTTTACTTGCTCGTGAAATCCATTTGCATTCAAATAGAAGTAAGGAAGCGTTTGTTACAGTTGATCTGGGTTCATTAAGTGAAAGCCTATTTGAAAGTGAATTATTTGGTTATAAAAAAGGTGCTTTTACAGATGCAAAAAGCGACAAAGCGGGAAGAATGAGTACAGCCAATGGCGGTACATTGTTCTTGGATGAAATCGGGAATTTATCGATGGCCATGCAGGTGAAGCTTTTAAATGCATTGCAGGAGAAGAAAATCACACCTTTAGGATCAAATATGGCCGAACATTTGGATATTCGCCTTATTACGGCGACAAATCGTCCCCTTCAAAAGTTGATCATCAACAAAGAATTTCGCGAGGATTTGCTTTATCGGATCAATACCATCACCCTCGAAATGCCTTCATTAAGGGATCGATTAGAAGATATTGAGTTTTTGGCGCAAATTTTTTTGGAACGCTTTTCCAAGAAATACAAAAGAGAGGGTATGAAAATGACATCAGCATTTATTCAGTCATTGCAAAAACATTCCTGGCCGGGGAATATCAGGGAATTAGAACATTTAATTGAAAAATGCGTTATCCTAAATAAAAATGAAATATTGGATGCGGATGCAATGAACACTGAAGGAAATCAAAGCATTCAATCACTTACCGGGAGTCTAGAGGAAATTGAGAAGCAGGCCATTTTAAGTGCGGTTAAAAAGCATCAGGGAAATATGATCAGGGCAGCACGGGAACTCAGCATTACAAGGCAAACCATTTACAATAAGATGAAAAAATATGGTTTATAG
- a CDS encoding PAS domain-containing protein, whose amino-acid sequence MVYRKFYIQVVIRILLMFLSGFIFLQLLNKSNLLYVQLFFVFLTVIQIYLLIDYLNKINRKLAMFFESVRTEDINVIYRNTGPKGDFDELNFQLDLLSMHFKDVVKKREEQDLYFKAVIEHVGVGVFAFDSRRLIRFINSEALKIFGLSRLKNLFALDFTHKNLSEFFLKLIPGQQQLLELKNGNEMLQLAAKVTMYKIAGEELNLVSLQNIKPELDLKETETWQKMIRILTHEIMNSVSPITSLADSLSALVKKNQEPDEKMRAKLDKGLTTIKNRGEGMMEFVRKYRNLTILPLPQMVEISLFDLMNELVILFEEAFEKDKIIFEWEVEPNDLKINADREQIEQVLINLIKNSIWAVMQVETKQISVKAFHAANKRVQIEIKDSGTGLSDDLLDKIFIPFFTTRSDGSGIGLSLSRQIMLMHGGSISAHSYNGNGAMFVLIFGNSHN is encoded by the coding sequence ATGGTTTATAGAAAGTTTTATATTCAGGTTGTAATAAGAATTTTGCTCATGTTTTTAAGTGGATTTATCTTCTTGCAGTTGTTGAATAAATCCAATTTATTGTATGTTCAGTTATTCTTTGTTTTTTTGACTGTTATCCAGATATACTTGTTGATCGATTATCTGAATAAAATTAACAGAAAATTAGCCATGTTTTTCGAATCGGTTAGAACAGAAGATATTAATGTAATTTACAGAAATACTGGTCCTAAGGGAGATTTTGACGAACTAAATTTTCAGCTTGATCTGTTATCAATGCATTTTAAGGATGTAGTAAAAAAACGGGAGGAGCAAGATCTGTATTTCAAAGCTGTAATAGAACATGTTGGAGTAGGCGTATTTGCTTTCGATTCGAGAAGATTGATCAGGTTTATAAATTCCGAAGCCCTAAAGATTTTTGGATTATCGCGACTTAAGAATTTATTTGCGCTGGACTTTACGCATAAAAATTTAAGCGAATTCTTTCTTAAGCTCATTCCCGGACAACAGCAATTATTAGAGCTAAAAAATGGCAACGAAATGCTTCAACTCGCTGCTAAGGTTACCATGTACAAAATTGCCGGTGAGGAATTGAATCTCGTTTCTCTTCAGAATATTAAACCTGAATTGGATTTGAAAGAAACAGAAACCTGGCAAAAAATGATTCGCATCCTTACTCATGAAATAATGAATTCGGTATCTCCAATCACTTCTTTGGCCGATTCACTTTCTGCTTTGGTCAAAAAAAATCAAGAACCCGATGAGAAAATGAGGGCCAAGCTTGATAAAGGTCTGACTACCATTAAAAATAGAGGTGAGGGAATGATGGAATTTGTAAGAAAATACAGGAACTTAACCATACTTCCCTTACCCCAAATGGTAGAAATTTCATTATTTGATTTAATGAATGAATTGGTAATTTTATTCGAAGAGGCATTTGAAAAGGACAAAATCATCTTTGAATGGGAAGTTGAGCCAAATGACTTGAAAATAAATGCAGATAGAGAACAGATAGAGCAGGTGCTAATTAATTTAATAAAAAACTCAATTTGGGCTGTTATGCAGGTTGAGACCAAACAAATATCCGTGAAGGCATTTCATGCAGCCAACAAAAGGGTACAAATTGAAATTAAGGATTCGGGGACGGGTTTAAGCGACGACTTGCTAGACAAAATTTTCATTCCCTTTTTTACAACCAGATCTGATGGCTCAGGAATTGGTTTAAGCTTGTCGAGGCAGATTATGCTCATGCATGGAGGCAGCATTTCTGCCCATTCTTATAATGGCAATGGTGCCATGTTCGTACTCATATTTGGAAATTCTCACAATTAA
- a CDS encoding ABC transporter permease, which yields MIRNYFKTAIRNIGRNKLFTFLNILGLSLGLATAILILFWVQDELSYDRYNKNANDIYRVTGDYNLNGVRMNLCTACAPMAASMINDYPEVLNACRFRQLGSRILAVGEQKFKIEDVTYADSTFFDLFNIPILEGDPKNLLNQPNFIMLSKETAKRLFGDKHAVGESIKVGEQSYMISGIYENIPDNTHFNFDILLSMPSLEDSFSQVWLSNNYHTYIQVHPTTDITKLESQMQEMIAKYLGPDLERFIGKTLEEFMSGGSAAFGLQKLTDIHLKSDLMAELENNNDINNVYIFSFIALFILIIACINFMNMATARSEGRSKEVGIRKVAGAVRGQIVFQYLLESFVITILAYFLAMILVELYLPSFNTLSGKNININYFEPQTMLILIGIILSASLLAGSYPSFYLSSFQPIETLKGTFKAAKSSGKLRNILVVIQFFTTILLISSSIFVYNQLSYIQSKKIGFDKEQLICLHNMDILDNNAINLKQELLNHPEIISGTISSYLPVPSSSNNSAAFPDGDQNKLVSMYQWTVDVDYIETLKMNIVEGRNLSKDYGTDSLAVLVNQAAMKQFGWETAEGHFVQLVLNDHGGKANYKIVGVIEDFHFESLKTNISPMLMTLGSLMGAGNNGFYLTMRYEAENTQDVIELLEKKWKEFAPNYPFEYSFISNRFNDMYFQEQQMGKIMRNFTILAIIIASLGLFGLAAFIAEKRTKEIGIRKVNGASLFNIFMLFTKDIVKLILIAFVLAVPLTWYIIDKWLNNFSYRVDINWLVFLGAGLISFLIAVITISYQAYHASTRNPIESLKYE from the coding sequence ATGATCAGAAATTATTTCAAAACCGCAATACGAAATATAGGAAGAAATAAGCTTTTTACTTTTCTTAATATTTTGGGCCTTTCGTTAGGTTTAGCTACCGCCATCCTAATTTTATTTTGGGTTCAGGATGAATTGAGTTATGATAGGTATAATAAAAATGCAAACGATATTTATAGGGTAACAGGTGATTATAATTTAAACGGAGTTCGTATGAATCTTTGCACTGCATGTGCTCCTATGGCTGCAAGCATGATTAACGACTACCCCGAAGTACTAAATGCATGCCGATTTAGACAACTCGGATCAAGAATATTAGCAGTAGGTGAACAAAAATTTAAAATTGAAGATGTCACCTATGCCGACTCAACTTTTTTTGATCTATTTAATATCCCCATATTAGAAGGCGATCCCAAAAATCTATTAAATCAACCAAATTTTATAATGCTAAGCAAAGAAACGGCTAAACGACTTTTTGGAGATAAACATGCGGTTGGAGAATCCATTAAAGTAGGCGAACAATCATACATGATTTCAGGAATTTATGAAAATATTCCTGACAATACACACTTTAACTTTGATATTTTATTATCCATGCCAAGCCTTGAAGATAGTTTTAGTCAAGTGTGGCTAAGCAATAATTATCACACCTATATTCAAGTTCATCCAACCACTGATATTACGAAGTTAGAATCGCAAATGCAAGAAATGATTGCAAAATATTTGGGTCCTGATCTGGAAAGATTTATCGGAAAAACCTTAGAAGAATTCATGAGTGGTGGATCGGCAGCTTTTGGATTACAAAAATTGACAGACATACATTTAAAATCAGACTTAATGGCTGAACTTGAAAACAATAATGACATCAACAATGTATATATATTTTCATTCATAGCCCTTTTCATTTTAATCATTGCGTGTATTAATTTCATGAATATGGCTACTGCTCGTTCCGAAGGACGGAGTAAAGAAGTTGGGATTAGGAAAGTTGCTGGTGCCGTTAGAGGACAAATCGTATTTCAATATTTATTAGAATCATTTGTGATAACAATACTAGCCTATTTTTTAGCGATGATATTGGTTGAACTTTATTTACCAAGCTTCAATACCTTATCAGGTAAAAATATTAACATAAATTATTTTGAACCCCAAACAATGCTAATCCTTATTGGAATTATCCTATCTGCCAGTTTACTGGCAGGAAGTTATCCTTCCTTCTACTTATCTTCTTTTCAACCTATTGAAACATTAAAGGGAACTTTTAAAGCAGCAAAATCGAGTGGGAAATTGAGAAATATATTGGTAGTTATACAATTTTTCACCACCATTTTATTAATAAGTAGCAGCATTTTTGTTTACAATCAATTAAGCTATATCCAAAGCAAAAAAATTGGTTTTGATAAAGAACAATTAATTTGTCTTCACAATATGGATATTCTAGATAATAATGCCATTAATTTGAAACAAGAATTATTAAACCATCCAGAAATCATTAGTGGGACAATTTCATCCTATTTACCGGTTCCTTCTAGTTCGAATAATTCAGCTGCTTTTCCGGATGGCGATCAAAATAAATTAGTTAGTATGTATCAATGGACCGTTGATGTTGATTATATTGAAACATTAAAAATGAATATTGTGGAAGGAAGAAATCTTTCGAAAGATTATGGAACTGATTCTTTAGCCGTTTTGGTCAATCAAGCTGCAATGAAACAATTTGGCTGGGAAACTGCTGAGGGACATTTCGTGCAACTTGTCCTTAACGATCATGGGGGAAAAGCCAATTACAAAATTGTTGGAGTCATTGAAGATTTTCATTTTGAATCATTGAAAACGAATATTTCTCCGATGTTAATGACATTAGGAAGTTTAATGGGTGCTGGAAATAATGGATTTTACCTAACAATGAGATATGAAGCAGAAAACACACAAGATGTCATTGAATTATTAGAAAAGAAATGGAAAGAATTTGCGCCCAATTATCCTTTTGAGTATTCTTTCATAAGTAATCGGTTTAATGATATGTATTTTCAAGAACAACAAATGGGTAAGATCATGAGGAATTTTACAATACTAGCCATCATTATTGCTTCTTTAGGGTTATTTGGTTTGGCTGCCTTTATTGCTGAAAAAAGAACTAAAGAAATTGGTATTCGAAAAGTAAATGGGGCAAGCCTTTTTAACATTTTTATGCTATTCACTAAAGATATTGTAAAATTAATATTAATAGCTTTTGTGCTTGCAGTTCCTTTGACATGGTATATTATAGATAAATGGTTAAATAATTTCTCCTATCGTGTCGACATCAACTGGCTTGTCTTTTTAGGAGCAGGATTAATCTCCTTCCTGATTGCTGTCATAACTATTTCATATCAGGCTTATCATGCATCAACCAGAAATCCGATTGAATCATTGAAATACGAATAA
- a CDS encoding ABC transporter permease has protein sequence MIVNYLKTTFRSIFRNKLFSILNILGLALGLSTTILILLWVQDELSFDKHFKDYQQIYRIIGMNDFNGQAVNVTTTVAPLAENLKSEYPDIIKTCRLRPWGSELVRAGDLSFRVNRIVYADSTFFNFFDLPLIYGDPNTVLNQTQYVALSEKTALKFFPDENPIGKTLIINETSYMVSGVYEDIPFNTHFHFNIIISMNSLNSSLQENWVSDNFRSYLLLHPDSDIEWLEEKINELFLKHFAPAVESRFGIPFEKAMEGRSSSLHLQALTDIHLKSDLIGELESNSDITYVYIFSFVALFILVVACINFVNMTTARLDSRSKEVGVRKVSGAHKKQIIFQFMLESFILVIISYFVAMIVVELVLPAFNTLSQKEISIGYFNIPTLLKIIAIIIITGISAGSYPSFYLSSFKPVIVLKGGTYSGKGRGRLRNVLVVIQFITTIVLISCCIFINQQLKLIQTKPMGYSRESIIRLSNTDELKERAQEYKNKLYTYPQIKSGTLSTSLPTPSGDYNTWLQIDSDPNQGSRVTIFFVDYDYIKTFKMEIIEGRAFSRDFSTDEDAIIVNEAFLRKTGMTEPLTHYLSQVNDDARMNIIGVIKDFHFKSLKNEVTPIAMVISNTGNYLSIRYESENVNEVITILESNWENFFPNLPFEYTFIDDEFNNMYTQENRMGIIMNIFMFLVIVIALLGLFGLATFTAEKRTKEIGIRKVNGASLFNIFMLFTKDIAILILIAFVLAVPLSWYIMDKWLNNFTYRVEINWMVFIGAGLISFIIAILTISYQAYQASTRNPIESLKYE, from the coding sequence ATGATCGTAAATTATTTGAAAACAACATTTAGAAGTATTTTTAGAAATAAACTATTTTCAATATTAAATATTCTGGGTCTGGCACTTGGATTGTCTACCACCATACTAATTCTTCTTTGGGTTCAAGATGAACTGAGTTTTGACAAGCATTTCAAAGATTATCAGCAGATCTATCGAATTATTGGAATGAACGATTTTAATGGACAAGCTGTAAATGTAACAACGACTGTTGCACCGCTGGCAGAAAATCTTAAATCGGAATACCCAGACATTATAAAAACATGTCGATTGCGTCCTTGGGGATCAGAGTTGGTAAGAGCAGGTGATTTATCATTCAGGGTAAACAGAATTGTTTATGCCGATTCAACATTTTTCAATTTTTTTGATTTACCATTAATTTACGGTGATCCAAATACCGTATTGAATCAAACCCAATATGTGGCATTAAGCGAAAAAACAGCCCTAAAATTTTTTCCGGATGAAAATCCCATTGGTAAAACACTGATAATAAATGAAACAAGCTATATGGTATCCGGTGTTTATGAGGATATTCCTTTTAATACACACTTTCATTTTAACATTATTATTTCAATGAATTCTTTGAATTCAAGCTTGCAAGAAAATTGGGTCAGCGACAATTTTAGAAGCTATTTATTACTGCATCCCGATTCGGATATTGAATGGCTGGAAGAGAAAATCAATGAACTCTTTCTTAAACACTTTGCTCCTGCAGTTGAGAGCAGGTTTGGTATTCCATTTGAAAAAGCTATGGAAGGTCGATCTTCGTCTCTGCACTTACAGGCTTTAACGGATATCCATTTAAAGTCAGATTTAATAGGTGAGCTAGAGTCAAACAGTGACATTACTTATGTGTATATTTTTTCCTTTGTTGCTTTGTTTATCTTGGTTGTTGCATGCATCAACTTTGTGAATATGACTACGGCCAGACTGGATAGCAGATCAAAGGAAGTTGGTGTTAGAAAAGTATCAGGAGCTCATAAAAAGCAAATAATCTTCCAATTTATGCTTGAGTCTTTTATTTTGGTAATTATTTCATATTTTGTGGCTATGATCGTTGTTGAACTCGTATTACCTGCTTTCAACACCTTATCCCAAAAAGAAATATCAATTGGCTATTTTAACATTCCAACTTTACTTAAAATCATCGCAATTATTATAATCACCGGCATAAGTGCGGGGAGCTATCCCTCGTTTTACCTTTCTTCATTTAAACCGGTTATTGTTCTAAAAGGAGGTACGTATTCTGGAAAAGGACGAGGCCGGCTTAGAAATGTGCTGGTCGTTATCCAGTTTATTACAACCATCGTTTTAATAAGTTGTTGCATTTTTATTAATCAGCAATTAAAGCTTATTCAAACAAAGCCCATGGGATATTCCAGAGAATCGATCATTAGACTCTCTAATACAGATGAGCTTAAAGAAAGAGCTCAGGAATATAAAAATAAACTGTATACATATCCTCAGATTAAAAGTGGAACTTTATCTACATCCCTTCCTACACCTTCTGGTGATTATAATACGTGGTTACAAATTGATAGTGATCCAAACCAAGGATCTAGGGTTACAATCTTTTTTGTTGATTATGATTATATTAAAACCTTTAAGATGGAGATTATTGAAGGTCGGGCATTCTCAAGAGATTTTTCAACAGATGAAGATGCAATAATTGTGAATGAAGCATTTTTACGAAAAACGGGAATGACTGAACCATTGACCCATTATTTAAGTCAGGTTAATGATGATGCACGAATGAACATCATAGGGGTAATTAAAGACTTCCATTTTAAATCACTAAAGAATGAGGTTACACCGATTGCAATGGTTATTTCAAATACAGGAAATTACTTATCCATTCGTTATGAATCGGAAAATGTGAATGAAGTGATAACAATCTTAGAATCCAATTGGGAAAATTTTTTTCCCAACCTGCCATTCGAATATACATTTATTGATGATGAATTTAACAATATGTATACCCAGGAAAATAGAATGGGTATCATTATGAACATCTTCATGTTCCTTGTAATTGTCATAGCCTTGCTTGGGTTATTTGGACTGGCTACATTTACTGCTGAAAAAAGAACTAAAGAAATAGGCATTAGAAAAGTTAATGGAGCAAGCCTATTCAACATTTTTATGCTATTTACAAAAGACATTGCTATACTTATTTTAATCGCTTTTGTATTAGCTGTGCCACTATCCTGGTATATCATGGATAAGTGGTTGAATAATTTTACTTATAGGGTTGAAATAAACTGGATGGTTTTTATTGGTGCAGGTCTAATTTCTTTTATCATAGCCATTTTAACCATTTCATATCAGGCCTATCAAGCTTCAACCCGAAATCCGATTGAATCATTAAAGTACGAATAG
- a CDS encoding N-acetylmuramoyl-L-alanine amidase, with amino-acid sequence MKVFITILFLLLGSSIAGISQNNYNSTTAEKGEGILSLLRRNGLDPAVYMNEFIKINKAHLNKNNELIIGRKYFLPGIPTTSNFAIFGKKYETVDIIDQQLKGATYYLISGHGGPDPGAVSIIENKQVCEDEYNYDIALRLGRALIQRGATVYMIIRDINDGIRDERFLKCDHDELCYPDKKIPHNQLLRLRQRTNAVNKLYLADKEKFQRVIIIHMDARSKNEDLDVYFYYDKRSNSGKKMSEILLNKLKQKYNTHQPGRGYDGTVSPRNLFVLQNTYPTATFIELGNMNHQQNQKRFLIADNRQALANWLTEGLIEDFNEEVKKK; translated from the coding sequence ATGAAAGTATTTATAACTATTTTATTCCTTCTTTTGGGAAGTTCGATCGCCGGAATTTCACAAAACAATTATAATTCTACCACTGCTGAGAAAGGAGAAGGGATCTTATCGTTACTTCGCAGGAATGGCCTAGATCCTGCAGTATATATGAATGAATTTATAAAGATCAATAAGGCTCATCTGAATAAAAATAATGAATTAATTATTGGGAGAAAATATTTTTTGCCGGGGATACCAACTACCAGCAACTTTGCCATCTTCGGTAAAAAATATGAAACCGTTGATATTATCGATCAGCAATTAAAAGGAGCCACTTATTATTTGATCAGCGGACATGGTGGTCCCGATCCAGGAGCGGTATCAATTATTGAAAATAAACAGGTTTGTGAAGATGAGTATAATTATGATATTGCGTTAAGGCTTGGCAGGGCCTTAATCCAACGTGGGGCCACTGTTTATATGATTATCAGGGATATAAACGATGGTATCAGGGATGAACGCTTTTTAAAATGTGACCACGATGAATTGTGTTACCCTGACAAGAAAATCCCTCATAACCAATTGCTCAGGTTGCGACAAAGAACCAATGCAGTAAACAAATTATACTTGGCTGACAAAGAAAAATTTCAACGGGTAATTATTATCCATATGGATGCAAGAAGTAAAAATGAAGATTTGGATGTTTATTTTTATTACGACAAACGGAGTAATAGTGGTAAAAAAATGTCGGAAATTTTGCTGAATAAGCTAAAACAAAAATATAACACGCACCAGCCCGGCAGAGGTTATGACGGTACAGTGTCACCACGTAATCTATTTGTACTTCAAAACACCTACCCTACTGCCACATTCATCGAACTTGGAAATATGAATCATCAACAAAATCAAAAACGGTTTCTAATAGCAGATAATCGTCAGGCCCTAGCTAATTGGCTTACCGAAGGATTGATCGAAGACTTTAATGAAGAAGTAAAGAAAAAATAA
- a CDS encoding transketolase: protein MTKILDRNKILKYLNKDEILNDFRIANESRQVSILGRREVLTGKAKFGIFGDGKEIPQLAMAKVFQNGDWRSGYYRDQTFMFASGMMCLEEFFAQLYGDTDQEFNPGTGGRLMNNHFSRPTLDKNGNWLNLSEQKNSATDTSPTASQMPRALGLAQASKMYRNNPELKNNQQFSIKGNEVAFATIGDASTSEGQFFETINASGVLQVPLAVSIWDDGWGISVPIKFQTTKGNISEILKGFEKTKVADGFLIYKAKAWDYPNLIQTYREGIQQCRKNHIPVIFHITEATQPQGHSTSGSHERYKTEEQLQIEKERDGIAVMRNWLLGSGIATEEELAHIETEAIKRAKEARKNAWNNYQKPIKKKQQEFLKMVDVTTCNCAKTAKIELIKTELSKVGEPIYKDLMSSGKKILRLICNSCSNPQNSLKTNVTNWLNKEMALSKDRYSSHLYSESDQSTLKVKEVKAIYNENPESIPGREILLKNFDYIFNKYPESLIFGEDVGKIGGVNQALEGLQKKYGELRIADTGIREATIIGQGIGMAMRGLRPIAEIQYFDYLLYGLQLLSDDLATLSYRSRGTQKAPLIIRTRGHRLEGIWHSGSPLSMVINSVRGMHVLVPRDMTQAAGFYNTMMVSDDPALIIEPLNGYRIREKVPSNIGEFRVIPGKAEILVNGKDLTLVTYGSCVRIAQDAVNQLKEFDIEVELIDVQSLLPFDTDQIINQSLHKTNKILFFDEDVPGGATAYMMQMVLEGQKGFYHLDAEPKTLTAKDHRAAYSTDGDYFSNPNAEDVFDAVYNMMHEYNPIKYPKIF from the coding sequence ATGACGAAAATTCTTGATAGGAATAAAATATTGAAATACTTAAATAAGGATGAAATCCTGAATGATTTTCGTATTGCCAACGAGAGCAGACAGGTGAGTATCTTGGGTCGTAGGGAAGTATTAACAGGAAAAGCGAAGTTTGGGATTTTTGGCGATGGGAAGGAAATTCCGCAATTGGCAATGGCTAAGGTATTTCAGAATGGTGACTGGCGCTCAGGTTACTATCGTGATCAAACCTTTATGTTTGCTTCCGGGATGATGTGTTTGGAGGAATTTTTTGCTCAGCTTTATGGTGATACCGATCAGGAATTCAACCCCGGAACCGGAGGTCGCTTGATGAACAATCATTTTTCAAGACCAACCCTTGACAAAAATGGAAACTGGCTGAATCTTTCTGAACAAAAAAACTCAGCGACCGACACCTCCCCTACTGCCAGCCAAATGCCCAGAGCGCTTGGCTTAGCGCAGGCTTCAAAGATGTATCGAAATAATCCTGAACTCAAAAATAATCAGCAGTTTTCAATAAAAGGGAATGAGGTTGCTTTTGCAACCATCGGAGATGCAAGTACCTCGGAAGGTCAGTTTTTTGAAACAATCAATGCTTCAGGTGTTTTACAGGTACCCTTAGCTGTTTCTATTTGGGATGATGGTTGGGGGATTTCGGTTCCGATAAAATTTCAAACCACAAAAGGAAATATATCCGAAATATTAAAAGGTTTTGAAAAAACCAAAGTAGCGGATGGTTTTCTGATTTATAAAGCCAAAGCATGGGATTATCCTAATTTAATTCAAACTTATCGGGAAGGAATTCAACAATGCCGTAAAAACCACATTCCGGTAATTTTTCATATTACAGAGGCTACTCAACCTCAAGGGCATTCTACTTCCGGTTCGCATGAACGCTATAAAACCGAAGAACAACTTCAGATTGAAAAAGAAAGAGACGGGATTGCGGTGATGAGAAACTGGTTGCTTGGATCAGGCATTGCAACTGAGGAAGAATTGGCGCATATTGAAACAGAAGCTATTAAAAGAGCTAAAGAGGCCAGAAAAAATGCCTGGAACAACTACCAAAAACCCATTAAAAAGAAACAACAGGAATTCCTGAAAATGGTGGATGTAACTACTTGTAACTGTGCTAAAACAGCTAAAATTGAGCTGATCAAAACAGAACTTTCAAAAGTGGGAGAACCCATTTATAAAGATTTGATGTCTTCAGGGAAAAAGATACTCAGGCTCATTTGTAACTCGTGCAGTAATCCTCAAAACTCACTAAAAACAAACGTTACCAATTGGTTGAATAAAGAGATGGCATTAAGTAAGGATAGATATAGTTCGCATTTATACAGTGAATCGGATCAATCAACACTTAAAGTTAAAGAAGTTAAAGCCATCTATAATGAAAATCCGGAATCAATTCCGGGCCGTGAAATTTTATTAAAAAATTTCGATTATATTTTTAATAAATATCCTGAATCCTTAATTTTCGGAGAGGATGTTGGAAAAATTGGAGGAGTAAATCAGGCACTTGAAGGCTTACAAAAGAAATACGGAGAGTTGAGAATTGCTGATACCGGAATCAGGGAAGCAACGATTATTGGTCAGGGTATTGGGATGGCAATGAGAGGCTTACGACCCATTGCAGAAATCCAGTATTTCGATTATTTATTATATGGTTTACAATTACTTAGTGATGATTTAGCTACATTGAGTTACCGCAGTCGTGGCACTCAAAAAGCACCATTGATTATTCGTACGAGAGGACATCGGCTCGAAGGCATCTGGCATTCGGGATCACCTTTAAGCATGGTTATCAATTCTGTTCGTGGCATGCATGTATTGGTTCCACGCGATATGACTCAGGCTGCGGGCTTCTATAATACAATGATGGTATCCGATGATCCTGCACTTATCATCGAACCACTTAACGGATATCGAATCAGAGAAAAAGTTCCATCAAATATTGGAGAATTTAGGGTCATTCCGGGAAAGGCAGAAATTTTGGTTAACGGAAAGGATTTGACACTGGTAACTTATGGTTCATGTGTAAGAATCGCTCAGGATGCAGTAAATCAACTTAAAGAATTTGATATTGAGGTTGAATTGATTGACGTTCAATCATTATTACCTTTCGATACGGATCAAATCATCAATCAGTCGCTTCACAAAACAAATAAAATTTTATTCTTTGATGAAGACGTACCGGGTGGTGCAACTGCATACATGATGCAGATGGTTTTGGAAGGGCAAAAAGGTTTTTATCATTTGGATGCAGAACCAAAAACCTTAACTGCCAAAGATCATCGGGCAGCTTATAGTACGGATGGGGATTATTTTTCGAATCCAAATGCTGAAGATGTTTTTGACGCGGTTTATAACATGATGCACGAATACAATCCTATAAAATATCCTAAGATTTTTTGA